One segment of Streptosporangium brasiliense DNA contains the following:
- a CDS encoding cation:proton antiporter regulatory subunit, which produces MEVEQTALPGIGLRHEFTTRSGRRIGIVSHRTGRRDLVIYDPADPDRACETIKLNDEEADALCELLGAPRIVQRLNALHREVEGLVSLQLPILSGTPYAGRPMGDARVRTRTGASIVAVVRAGQVFASPGPDFVFTDGDVVVVVGSPESTAAVADILTNG; this is translated from the coding sequence GTGGAGGTCGAGCAGACGGCGCTGCCCGGAATCGGACTACGGCACGAGTTCACCACCCGCTCGGGCCGGCGCATCGGGATCGTCTCCCACCGGACCGGCCGCCGCGACTTAGTGATATACGACCCTGCCGATCCCGACCGGGCGTGCGAGACGATAAAACTGAACGACGAGGAGGCCGACGCGCTCTGCGAGCTCCTCGGCGCCCCGCGCATCGTGCAGCGTCTCAACGCCCTGCACCGCGAGGTCGAAGGGCTGGTCAGCCTGCAGCTCCCCATCCTGTCCGGCACGCCGTACGCCGGCCGCCCGATGGGTGACGCGCGCGTGCGCACCCGCACCGGCGCCTCCATCGTGGCCGTGGTCCGCGCCGGCCAGGTCTTCGCCAGCCCCGGCCCCGACTTCGTGTTCACCGACGGCGACGTGGTCGTCGTCGTGGGCAGCCCGGAGAGCACCGCCGCCGTCGCCGACATCCTGACCAACGGTTAG
- a CDS encoding cation:proton antiporter, which yields MHSTAILFLEFGAVLLGLGILGALAMRVGISPIPLYLVAGLAFGQGGILPLATSEEFISVGAELGVILLLLTLGLEYNADELVTSLKGNARAGVVDLVLNAAPGAVAALLLGWGPVAAVAMAGVTYATSSGITAKVLSDLGWIGNRETPVVLSLLVFEDLTMAVYLPILTAMLAGVSFVGGAVTVGIALATVSVVLLLALRYGRLIEAFISSPNSEVLLLKLVGLALLVAGVAQQLQVSAAVGAFLVGIAVSGELAEDAQALLTPLRDLFAAVFFVFFGLQTDPTKIGPVAGLAALLALVSMVTKLLTGAYAARRAGIAKAGRARAGIALIPRGEFNIVIAGLAVAAGVHPDLGPLAAAYVLILAAFGPLAARLVQPLITAIAKRT from the coding sequence GTGCACTCGACAGCGATCCTGTTCCTGGAGTTCGGCGCCGTCCTTCTCGGGCTCGGCATTCTCGGGGCCCTCGCCATGCGCGTCGGCATCTCCCCCATCCCCCTCTACCTGGTCGCTGGACTGGCCTTCGGGCAGGGCGGCATCCTGCCCCTGGCCACCAGCGAGGAGTTCATCTCGGTCGGCGCCGAGCTCGGCGTCATCCTGCTGCTGCTCACCCTCGGCCTGGAGTACAACGCCGACGAGCTGGTGACGAGCCTGAAGGGCAACGCCCGCGCCGGCGTCGTCGACCTGGTGCTCAACGCGGCCCCCGGCGCGGTCGCCGCGCTGCTGCTCGGCTGGGGCCCGGTGGCCGCGGTCGCCATGGCCGGCGTCACCTACGCCACCTCCTCGGGCATCACCGCCAAGGTCCTGTCCGACCTGGGATGGATCGGTAACCGGGAGACCCCGGTGGTGCTGTCCCTGCTGGTCTTCGAGGACCTGACCATGGCGGTCTACCTGCCGATCCTGACCGCCATGCTGGCCGGGGTGAGCTTCGTCGGCGGCGCGGTCACCGTGGGCATCGCGCTGGCCACCGTCAGCGTCGTCCTGCTGCTCGCCCTGCGCTACGGCCGCCTCATCGAGGCGTTCATCTCCAGCCCCAACTCGGAGGTGCTGCTGCTGAAGCTGGTCGGGCTCGCGCTGCTGGTCGCCGGAGTGGCCCAGCAGCTCCAGGTCTCGGCCGCGGTCGGCGCGTTCCTGGTCGGCATCGCGGTCTCCGGCGAGCTGGCCGAGGACGCCCAGGCGCTGCTGACCCCGCTCCGCGACCTGTTCGCCGCGGTGTTCTTCGTCTTCTTCGGCCTGCAGACCGATCCCACCAAGATCGGCCCGGTGGCCGGGCTGGCCGCGCTGCTCGCCCTGGTCAGCATGGTCACCAAGCTGCTCACCGGCGCCTACGCCGCCCGCCGGGCGGGGATCGCGAAGGCCGGACGGGCGCGGGCGGGCATCGCGCTCATCCCCCGCGGCGAGTTCAACATCGTGATCGCGGGCCTGGCCGTGGCCGCCGGGGTCCATCCCGACCTCGGCCCGCTGGCCGCCGCCTACGTCCTCATCCTCGCCGCGTTCGGCCCGCTGGCCGCCCGGCTCGTCCAGCCCCTCATCACCGCCATCGCCAAACGCACCTGA